In a single window of the Helicoverpa zea isolate HzStark_Cry1AcR chromosome 9, ilHelZeax1.1, whole genome shotgun sequence genome:
- the LOC124633548 gene encoding uncharacterized protein LOC124633548 — translation MKLIQIITTICLVFFEESKSVRLHKIFQFIDGFQAEHNLRGYLHVGNDYAIFLRLPKPHDKYLVYELYEARNVPEVDSYKPRMLAITKVPVEYMKAQLQMFRSELFKSKYEDDKIVPGTQVKTLREWQIDRALSFHDNGGQFHDKVPVLRTIL, via the exons ATGAAGTTG atccAAATAATAACTACAATTTGCCTGGTATTTTTCGAAGAATCCAAGTCCGTCCGTTTGCACAAGATATTTCAATTTATCGATGGCTTCCAAGCCGAGCATAACTTGCGGGGGTACCTCCATGTCGGAAACGACTATGCCATATTCTTGAGACTGCCAAAACCCCACGACAAGTATCTCGTGTATGAATTATATGAAGCTAGGAATGTTCCTGAAGTGGACAGCTACAAACCTAGGATGCTCGCGATAACAAAGGTGCCTGTAGAGTATATGAAAGCTCAGCTGCAAATGTTTCGCAGTGAACTGTTTAAGTCGAAGTATGAAGATGATAAGATCGTGCCTGGGACGCAGGTTAAAACGTTGCGAGAGTGGCAGATAGACAGGGCGTTGAGTTTCCATGATAACGGCGGCCAATTCCATGACAAAGTACCTGTGTTGAGGACGATACTCTGA